GAGATGTTGATTATTCCTGGGGGAACGGGATGGAAAGAAGAGAAAAATCAACAGATAAAGAAGCTAGTTGAGTTCTGTTTTGAAAACGACATTCCTGTTGCAGCGATATGTGATGCAACTACTTTTTTGGGGAATCACGGATTTCTAAATCAACATAAACATACTGGTAATTCATTGCCATACTTAAAAGAAGAAGCACCTAATTATGAAGGTAATAAAAATTATATAGATGAACAATCTGTTAGTGATGGATGTCTAATCACAGCTAATGGAAGTGGAGCAGTCGAATTTTCAAGAGATATTCTAAACAAATTGAACGTCTTAGAAGGTGAAGAACTAAGAGAGTGGTATGAATTATTCAAAAAAGGCTTTATTAAAAGTTAGTATGAATTTCGCAGTTGCAGGGAGGTCAACTTTTTGGAGGATGAAGAGGCCGTCCTGGCTTTGGAAATGGTAAACGATCGTAATTTGACCGTCCATACTTATAATTAAGAAGTGGCCATTAAAATCCACAAAAATTTGGATGAACCGTAACATAAATAACTGCATTTTTTTCTTTTTTATTTACTTAGAATAAAATTTTTGTGTTTTAAACAAAGAGGAGAGTCCATATGGAAGTAGTATATCTTGCAGGTGGATGTTTATGGGGAGTACAAGCTTTTATAAAAACTTTACCTGGAGTTAAGTTTACAGAAGCGGGAAGAGCTAATGGAACCAGTCATACACTTGAGGGAGATTATGATGGCTACGCCGAATGTGTAAAAACAGGATTTGATCCGACGGTTGTAACGATCAGGGAATTAATGGGGTATTTATTTGAAATCATTGATCCATACAGTTTGAATAAACAAGGAGAGGATGTTGGCGAGAAATACAGAACAGGAGTATATAGTGAAAAGCCTGAACACTTAAAAGAGGCGAAGGCGTTTCTTAGTGAGAGAAATGATTATGACCTTATAGTTGTTGAAGTCTTACCTCTTACAAACTATGTGAGAAGTGCAGAAGAACATCAAGACAGGTTAGCTAGATGTCCAGATGATTATTGTCATATTCCAGAAGAAATATTAAGTAAATATAAGTAAGGGAAAATAGTAAAAGGTGGTTGATGAGCTAGCTTTCAGAAATGCTTTTCCCTTTACTAAGGAACACAAAATAGTTTAGTCGGACGCGTTTATCTCATAACGCGTTTTTTTGTTTAGGGCGTTAATGTTCAATAAGCACGAGGAAAAAACAACCGATCAATTTGCTGCGAAGTACAAGGATACTGTACATTCAAACGACATCTACTTGTCTGACTTTGTGAAGGAATACACTGTGTGTGATTTAAAGATCTCTTAGAAGATACCTAGAAACAAAGTTCGAAATGATAAGAACGTGGATAAAAGCGAAGCCATTCTGCGGATCCATGCTTTGGAAATTGACGGCCAGGCAGGTTAATAATTTGTATTATTTTGTATTAGTATGTCTTTTTTGAAAAATAGGCTTTACTTTAAGATGGGTTTCGCATATAATTTCCAGAGAAAGAAAAAATTATCAGAAAGCGAGGTCGAAACCAATGATGAACACTTTAACTTGGAATCAAACGGTACAACTAAATCGACCTGCGCTATGTATTAGACCCTAAAAATTTTTCTTGAAAAATAGGATCATAACAGCCGCAGGTGATGCATATTGTATTCCTGTGGCTTTTTTGCATCTTCATAAACGGAGAGCTTTAAAGCAGAGTCACAGGATACCTGTGGCTTTTTTGCGCCTTCATAAATGGAGAGCATTTAAAGCAGAGCCACAGGACACCTGTGGCTTTTTCTTATGGAATCAAAGGTATTTTTACTCTTTTGATACAATTTTACATTTTTAAGGAGGTGGGCAATGATGACCATGCATTTCTTTATTTTCACTATTCGTGTGAACCGTCGCAAAAAACAGAGGTATTCACCGCTCCCCGGTTACCGGCCGAGTGCTCAAGATCAATGGCTTGACCGAAAAGCAATGAACAAAAATATCATCTAAGAAAGGGAGTGTAACCAATGGTTGAATTATTAAGGATTGAATTTATGAACTGGTTAAATGCGGAGAAGGATTCCGCTTAGTGACAATCACATAGGAGGAATAAACGATGAGAATTAACTTTTTAATTTTTGTGATATCATTTGAAAAAATGGCGCCGGAAGCTAGAGATCGTTCGGCTGAGCGTGCCCGATTAATCAGTGAGCGCATGAACGAAACAAAAATGAAACACAATAAATTGTATTAAAAACTCTTTGCTTTTTGGAGTGACACAGTCAAATAAAACTAAATAAAACACCCAGGCTGCCATGACTCTCAATTCTATTGGAGTCTGGCAGTTTAATCTTTGAAAAGTTCGACAATAAATAGAATCATACATGTACGATTTTATTTTCTGGTACAGTACGGATAAATGGTAAAGTATTGGTTAATAAGCCCAAGCCCCACTCGTAATACCTTGCTGTTGGAAAGAGGGGTTTTTCAAAAAGCTCTATCATGTTTTTGTGCAAATGGGCATACAGCCGTCTCCCTTAGAGAAACGCCTTAGGACTTTCATATTGTTAAAGTTTAACAATAGGCTCCTTCTCGTGAAGGAATAAGGATTGTAACGCTTAAATGGATGAACCCCCCCATAAATTGGAGGAATGCGCACACCTCCTTTCACTAATGAATAAAGAATCACCAATTTCGAGTGAATGATTGGACTTGGTAATTCTAAAATCCAGGAAAAAGTGTGTTTATTTAATTTTACTAATAAGTTTTTTATATTGTACATCTCCATATCCGATGGTTGGAAAAAGCTCAAATAACCTTTCAAGTAATTCAGATGTCGATAAGTTTATATTGCTTTTAATATACTGAATGACTGGATTATCATCTTTCAGCATCTCTAAGTATAGATCGATTGCCTGGTACATAACTGGAACTACGTCAACTGATGTTTTTTTATGATCTAACAGGATGTCTTCATAAACAGTACTATAATTACCTAACTGAAGTTCCGTTTGTCTTACCTTACCTTCATCTTCTCTAAAACTATTCAGGAAAACTCTTCCCCTGTAATCGGATTGTTCAAGGTAAGCGAGAAGTGTAAGAAGGTTCATTTGACAAAACATATCTTCGCCAAACCATAATACGATATATTTATATTTGTTGTTAAAGAGGTTATTTAAAGGGTTTATGACTTTATTGATATAATCTTCCACTGACTCAAGGTGTCCAGCTGCTCTTCTCTTTATGAATTCTTTATTAAATATATTCCTGGTAGTGGCGTTTACACACATAGCTTCATTAAATGGAGCGTAATCTGAATTCCCCATAATTTCTTTATGCTTAAACTCCTCATACATAACCTGCCCATTTAAGATATGGAGTACATGTTCATTAGATAAATCACTGGTTTCGATTTGTATGGGATTAACCCTCATTTTTTCTGAAAAATCCATTTCGCATCCCTCCTCATTATGATAGGTATAGTCGGGGGCTTATAGGGAACTTCAATTCCTATACGTTCATTTACCACATCTAGTAATGCTGGATGGTACTTATTTTTCAATAGTGAGGCAGTTTAAATAAAGCACAAACGTCAACTTTACTTTAGAAGTTGACGTTTGTGCTTCGTGTGTATTTAGAAGACATTTTCACTAACTGATATAAATGTATTTAGCAATGAAGTAAGTTTTTTATCTTTATGCCACGAGATAAAGTGATATATTTCATGGTCTTTCCCTTGTGACCAATCGATGATTTTTAATTCATTTTTCTTAACTTCTTCTTTTACCGCTTCATATGGTAATAGGGCAATACCAAGATCTGATTTCACACAGTTTTTGAGGGTTTCAATATTAGTTATCTCAAAAGTGGAATTGAACTTAATTTTGTGATCCAGGAGCATGCCTTCTAATAAATTTCTGTAAGAACAACCTTTCTCGGTTAATATGAGGGTTTCTTCAATTAAATCTTGTAATTTTGGCTTCTCGAGCTGTGTGGTTTTATTAACGGGAGAGGCCACCAAAACTAAGCTTCCCTTTGACAATTTAGAAACCTTCAAGTTATGTCCTTCATCTACACCTTCCCCAAACATAAAAGCAAAATCCATGTCACCGGACTGCAGCTCTGACTGAATTTCTTGAAATTTATGAACGGGTTTGACAATGACTCCAACATTCGGAAATAAAACTTTTAATTCCTTTAATACGTCAGGGAGCTTGTACGCACATTGACTTTCAGTTGCCCCCACTACAAGGGTACTTGTCATATTTTTATCGTAATTGATTTCTTCAATGGCCGATTGATATTGAGCAGTGATGGTGTCAGCATACACCTGGAATTTATTTCCGTATGTCGTTAAAACTAATTTATTTCCCAGTCTTTCGAACAGGTTCACACCTAATTCGGATTCTAAGCTTTTGATTTGAGAAGTCACACTGGATTGAGCATAGTTTAAAATTTCAGCACTTTTGGTGAAATTTAACGTTTTACTTGCAATCTGAAATGTTGCTAGTTGCTTCATATCCATTCTTTTTCACTCCTATCATGATTCCCGATACAAACCATCGGATTTTTCATCTGGGATATAGAGTCATATTATCATAGAATGATGTTGTTCACATAAAAAGTGAAAAAAATGTAAAAAACAGGAGGAATTTATGATGAGAAATTCTAATTGCTTAGTATGTCAATCAACGATCGAATTGGAGGATGAGACGTTTGTTGGTGAAATCATTGAATGCTCCGATTGTGGTGAAGAACATGAAGTTGTTGAAGAGAATGGATCGCTGACACTTGGCTTAGCACCGGAAATTGAAGAATCTTGGGGAGAGTAACCTATAATACTTATGGAAATTTTAATGTGTGTCACTAAGTTGAGAGAAGAAGAGAAAATGATCATTACCCAGCTAAATCAAAAAGACATTAAGGTGAAAGTCATCTTAGATTCTATGAGTCTTCCTTTGGAGGACATCTTCAAAGGAAAGTATGATATAGCAATTATTCGCTGTTTATCTCAGGTTGAAGGAAAAAAAAGAGCTCACATCTTAGAAAAAGCTGGTTTGATAACAATGAATAATTCTGATGCTATTAATGTATGTACGGATAAAATTCTACAAGCCTTACTGTTTCAAAAGAATAATATTCCACAGCCTAATTATATGATTGCGTTTACCCCTGCAGATTTAACGAGAAGTTCATTCAAACTAGGGAAGGAATTCTTAATCAAGCCCGCGACTTCTTCATGGGGACGAGGAATCAGTTTAATTGAGAACGAAAGATGTTTAGATGCCTGGGTAGCTGCTAGAGAATCTTTAGACGTCAAAAATAAAGAATTCCCAGTTCTCGCTCAAGAATTTATTAACAAAGGAAACTTTGATGTTCGTGTTGTGATTATCGGGGAGTCTCCTGTAGTTGCTTTTAAAAGGGTGTCTGATGATTCTTGGAAGACAAACACGCATTTAGGCGCGTCCGTGGTTCCATTACTAATTGATGCTGAAATTGATGGATTAGTGCACCAAGTGGTAAAAGCTATGGGTTCTGGAATATATGGCTTAGATTTATTGTATGACTTTGCTCAAGAGAAATATGTAGTCTGTGAAATTAATCAAAACCCTGAATTTGCTCAATCATCAAAAGAACATAATGTAAATATTCCTTTTCTACTAGCTAGTTATGTGGAAGATGTCATTAATCAAGAACGAAAGGAGAAGGTCTATGGATAAAAATAAGCAATTTCAAATTTCTTTTGTCTTATCTAGAGTTTTAAATTCCGGAATTATCATGAGTATAGAAAAGAATGAAAAAGAGATAAATGGTCTTGAAAAATTAATGGCTAAAATTACAAAGCTATCTTATGTTTCGGTTTTTAACAGCTATACCGGTGCTCTTCACGGAGCCCTTCATGGTAAGGATCTAGGGTATGGGGACTCAGTTACTTTATCGAACGCTACAGATAAAGAAGAAAAGTTTTTAAACTGGTTAGGTATATCCAATCTAAGGGATACAAAAACAGAAGCATTCGAGAGGATATCAATAGGTTGGGAAAACATAGGCGACTTTGACAAAAGGTTCAACAATCAATCTACTTTAGTTCTAGATTTGACGGATTTAGGATTTGGTCCGTGTGCTGCAGTTGCAACTGACGAGAGAGAAGTATGGGAGAAAGCGGAAAGGTTAAAAATATTTGGAGCTTTTGACCTTCGAACGATGTGGACCCAAGAGGAAAGTCATCCAGATTTACAGCCGGGGATTCAGTTTAATTATAGAGTTAGTCCTTTGGTTGCTGCTTGTGCCAAATTATCTTTAATAAAAAGAGGTGTAGCTGTTGAGAACTGATTTTATTAAAAAGCCCCTTGATTTTCCATCAGAGGATATGATTTATGAAAATCTTGCTTACTTTGGGGGGGGAGCTGTTCTTCCTGAAGATAACCGAAAGACAAATTTCCCCTATATTACAAAGGAAGATATTATGCAAATGCTGGTTTCGATTCAACATGACCCCAATAAGGTCATTGATGAGTTTGCAAATAAATATAGGGACTATGTTGGTGCCAATTATGCCATTCCAACAGCAAGTGGTACATCGAGCTTACACCTCGCTTTAGTGGGAGCCGGTATTCAGCCGGGTGATGAAGTCATCATTCCCAATTTTACATTTATAGCCACGGCTCAGGCAGTCGTAGCTGCTAAAGCGATTCCGGTATTTACGGATATCGATCCGGATACATACTGTATGGATGTTTCTCAGGTGAAACGATTGATTACTCCTAACACAAGAGCAATCATGCCAGTCCATGTCCATGGGCTTCCTGCTGATCTCCCACAATTGCAAAAAATATGTGATCAATTTGAATTGAAACTTGTCGAAGATGCTTCTCATGCTCATTCAGCTTCGATTGATAACAAGGTTTGCGGATCTATAGGAGATGCTGCTGGACAAAGCCTAATGGCTGATAAGAACTTTCCTGTGGGGGGAGAAGGTGGGATTGCTTTCTTTAAGGATGAAGAAGATTATCATCGTGCTTTAGATTTCCTGAACGACTCTGGGATCGATTACAGAATGTCGTGGATTGCTGCAGCTTTTGGCATTAGTCAG
This window of the Halobacillus sp. Marseille-Q1614 genome carries:
- a CDS encoding peptide-methionine (S)-S-oxide reductase, which encodes MEVVYLAGGCLWGVQAFIKTLPGVKFTEAGRANGTSHTLEGDYDGYAECVKTGFDPTVVTIRELMGYLFEIIDPYSLNKQGEDVGEKYRTGVYSEKPEHLKEAKAFLSERNDYDLIVVEVLPLTNYVRSAEEHQDRLARCPDDYCHIPEEILSKYK
- a CDS encoding DegT/DnrJ/EryC1/StrS family aminotransferase; this translates as MRTDFIKKPLDFPSEDMIYENLAYFGGGAVLPEDNRKTNFPYITKEDIMQMLVSIQHDPNKVIDEFANKYRDYVGANYAIPTASGTSSLHLALVGAGIQPGDEVIIPNFTFIATAQAVVAAKAIPVFTDIDPDTYCMDVSQVKRLITPNTRAIMPVHVHGLPADLPQLQKICDQFELKLVEDASHAHSASIDNKVCGSIGDAAGQSLMADKNFPVGGEGGIAFFKDEEDYHRALDFLNDSGIDYRMSWIAAAFGISQLERLPYYDEVRARNAKFLSDALEDTDLFSPPHVPEGYRHSYNMYRIKLNPSKKGLDDLEDYKVKEAIQKIIMEEGVFAREWQNRPIPGHLPFQNLKGFGNQFPFSLSDEEPDYKVSDYPKTLKMFRNTLTICRELRSPIEYERIQSYALAFKKIDQNPDMIRKVVEELGDSRPPYERDARLG
- a CDS encoding LysR family transcriptional regulator; protein product: MDMKQLATFQIASKTLNFTKSAEILNYAQSSVTSQIKSLESELGVNLFERLGNKLVLTTYGNKFQVYADTITAQYQSAIEEINYDKNMTSTLVVGATESQCAYKLPDVLKELKVLFPNVGVIVKPVHKFQEIQSELQSGDMDFAFMFGEGVDEGHNLKVSKLSKGSLVLVASPVNKTTQLEKPKLQDLIEETLILTEKGCSYRNLLEGMLLDHKIKFNSTFEITNIETLKNCVKSDLGIALLPYEAVKEEVKKNELKIIDWSQGKDHEIYHFISWHKDKKLTSLLNTFISVSENVF
- a CDS encoding degT/DnrJ/EryC1/StrS aminotransferase; translation: MDKNKQFQISFVLSRVLNSGIIMSIEKNEKEINGLEKLMAKITKLSYVSVFNSYTGALHGALHGKDLGYGDSVTLSNATDKEEKFLNWLGISNLRDTKTEAFERISIGWENIGDFDKRFNNQSTLVLDLTDLGFGPCAAVATDEREVWEKAERLKIFGAFDLRTMWTQEESHPDLQPGIQFNYRVSPLVAACAKLSLIKRGVAVEN
- a CDS encoding type 1 glutamine amidotransferase family protein: MKNVLVFITDGFADWEASYVTAELNKPGSGYQVKTIAIDSLPKTSMGGLNVIPEYSLQDFSFELPFEMLIIPGGTGWKEEKNQQIKKLVEFCFENDIPVAAICDATTFLGNHGFLNQHKHTGNSLPYLKEEAPNYEGNKNYIDEQSVSDGCLITANGSGAVEFSRDILNKLNVLEGEELREWYELFKKGFIKS
- a CDS encoding lysine biosynthesis protein LysW translates to MRNSNCLVCQSTIELEDETFVGEIIECSDCGEEHEVVEENGSLTLGLAPEIEESWGE
- a CDS encoding RimK family alpha-L-glutamate ligase, producing MCVTKLREEEKMIITQLNQKDIKVKVILDSMSLPLEDIFKGKYDIAIIRCLSQVEGKKRAHILEKAGLITMNNSDAINVCTDKILQALLFQKNNIPQPNYMIAFTPADLTRSSFKLGKEFLIKPATSSWGRGISLIENERCLDAWVAARESLDVKNKEFPVLAQEFINKGNFDVRVVIIGESPVVAFKRVSDDSWKTNTHLGASVVPLLIDAEIDGLVHQVVKAMGSGIYGLDLLYDFAQEKYVVCEINQNPEFAQSSKEHNVNIPFLLASYVEDVINQERKEKVYG